A genomic stretch from Marinobacter fonticola includes:
- the xdhB gene encoding xanthine dehydrogenase molybdopterin binding subunit, whose product MRKLPDNPLKPPATVRGTAGLGIAHDSAWKHVSGQARYIDDLIESEGLLHAAVGQSTVAHARIKSMDLSAVRDFPGVVAVITVDDVPGHTDIGPVFPGDPVLAGELVEYVGQPIFAVAATSLRAARQAAKLARVDYEPLEGVFTAEAALEKQLFVRPSHTQLRGEPDKALAEAPHRLQAEMHVGGQEHFYLEGQVCLVEPTEDAGVFVHTSSQHPSEVQKLVAEVLGLQIHEVQVEVRRMGGGFGGKETQAAPLACISALLARATGYPVKYRMARPDDMVGTGKRHDFYNTYDIGFDDDGTLKGADIMVAGRCGFSPDLSDAIVDRAMFHSDNAYYLNQARVVGHRCKTHTVSNTAFRGFGGPQGMMIIERAMDDIARHLGLDPLDVRKRNVYGPGRDTTHYGQTVEQHVLPELIEQLEATSDYRQRREEIAEYNRKSPVVKRGLALTPVKFGISFTAKHLNQAGALVHVYTDGSIHLNHGGTEMGQGLYIKVAQVVAAAFQVDLDRIKVSATRTDKVPNTSPTAASSGTDLNGMAALDACEKIKQRLVDFAVTTYGVNAGDVEFANNQVRVGGQTFDWAEFVQQAYMSRVSLSSTGFYATPKIYYDHENGNGRPFLYYANGAACSEVVVDTLTGEYRVMRTDILHDVGQSLNPAIDIGQIEGGFIQGMGWLTMEELVYSDQGQLMTTGPATYKIPAVSDAPPDFRVSLLAHSPNREATVFRSKAVGEPPLMLGISVWSALRDAVASLADYAYSPPLDTPATPERVLGAVTATREWAAKAGKTGGDACKSA is encoded by the coding sequence ATGCGTAAACTCCCCGACAATCCGCTCAAACCGCCCGCCACCGTACGTGGCACGGCAGGCCTGGGCATTGCCCATGACAGCGCCTGGAAACACGTCAGCGGTCAGGCCCGCTATATCGACGATCTGATCGAATCGGAAGGTCTGCTGCATGCGGCGGTCGGCCAAAGCACGGTCGCTCATGCCCGCATCAAGTCCATGGACCTGAGCGCGGTCCGGGATTTCCCCGGCGTCGTTGCGGTGATCACCGTGGACGATGTACCCGGCCACACCGATATCGGCCCGGTCTTCCCCGGCGACCCGGTACTGGCCGGCGAGCTGGTGGAATACGTGGGTCAGCCGATTTTCGCCGTCGCGGCCACTTCCCTGCGTGCCGCCCGCCAGGCCGCCAAGCTGGCACGGGTCGACTACGAGCCGCTGGAAGGCGTTTTCACCGCCGAAGCCGCTCTGGAAAAACAGTTGTTCGTGCGCCCATCCCATACGCAGTTGCGCGGCGAACCGGACAAGGCCCTGGCCGAGGCCCCGCACCGGTTGCAAGCCGAGATGCATGTGGGCGGCCAAGAGCATTTCTATCTGGAAGGCCAGGTATGTTTGGTCGAACCGACGGAAGACGCCGGGGTATTTGTCCACACCTCCAGCCAGCACCCGTCCGAAGTTCAGAAACTCGTCGCGGAAGTACTTGGCCTGCAAATTCACGAGGTGCAGGTGGAAGTGCGTCGGATGGGCGGCGGTTTTGGCGGTAAGGAAACCCAAGCCGCGCCACTGGCCTGTATTTCCGCGCTGCTGGCCCGCGCCACTGGATACCCGGTCAAGTACCGTATGGCGCGTCCCGACGACATGGTCGGCACCGGCAAGCGCCACGACTTCTACAACACCTACGACATCGGCTTCGACGATGACGGCACTCTCAAGGGCGCCGATATCATGGTCGCCGGCCGCTGCGGTTTCTCGCCGGACCTGTCCGACGCCATTGTCGACCGCGCCATGTTCCACTCGGACAACGCCTACTATCTGAATCAGGCCCGGGTTGTCGGCCATCGGTGCAAGACCCATACGGTATCCAATACCGCTTTCCGCGGCTTTGGCGGCCCCCAGGGCATGATGATCATCGAACGGGCCATGGACGATATTGCCCGCCATCTGGGCCTGGACCCGCTGGACGTCCGTAAGCGCAATGTCTACGGCCCGGGCCGGGATACGACCCACTACGGCCAGACCGTCGAGCAGCACGTGCTACCGGAGCTGATCGAGCAGCTCGAGGCCACGTCCGACTATCGTCAGCGGCGCGAGGAGATTGCCGAGTACAACCGGAAAAGCCCGGTGGTGAAGCGCGGCCTGGCGCTGACGCCGGTGAAATTCGGCATTTCCTTCACCGCCAAACACCTGAACCAGGCCGGCGCGCTGGTGCATGTATACACCGACGGTAGCATTCATCTGAACCACGGCGGCACGGAAATGGGCCAGGGGCTATACATCAAGGTCGCCCAGGTCGTGGCGGCAGCTTTTCAGGTGGATCTGGATCGCATCAAGGTGTCCGCCACCCGGACCGACAAGGTGCCCAACACCTCACCCACCGCAGCCTCGTCCGGCACGGACCTGAACGGCATGGCGGCGCTGGATGCCTGCGAAAAAATCAAGCAGCGGCTGGTGGATTTCGCCGTAACCACCTATGGCGTGAACGCCGGTGACGTGGAGTTCGCCAATAACCAGGTGCGTGTAGGTGGCCAGACCTTCGACTGGGCGGAGTTCGTCCAGCAGGCCTACATGAGCCGCGTTTCCCTGTCGTCCACCGGCTTTTACGCGACACCCAAGATCTACTACGATCATGAGAATGGCAACGGTCGGCCGTTCCTCTACTACGCCAACGGCGCCGCCTGCTCGGAAGTCGTAGTGGACACGCTCACCGGTGAATACCGTGTGATGCGCACCGACATCCTGCATGACGTGGGTCAGTCCCTGAATCCGGCCATCGATATCGGCCAGATCGAGGGCGGTTTCATCCAGGGCATGGGTTGGCTGACAATGGAGGAGCTGGTGTACAGCGACCAGGGTCAGTTGATGACTACCGGCCCGGCCACTTACAAGATCCCTGCCGTATCCGACGCACCACCGGATTTTCGTGTGTCGCTGCTGGCCCATAGCCCCAACCGGGAAGCCACGGTGTTCCGCTCCAAGGCCGTGGGCGAGCCGCCGCTGATGCTCGGCATCTCGGTGTGGAGTGCGCTGCGTGATGCAGTGGCCAGCCTGGCGGATTATGCCTACAGCCCGCCGCTGGATACGCCAGCGACGCCCGAACGGGTGCTTGGCGCCGTCACCGCTACCCGCGAATGGGCGGCGAAGGCCGGTAAGACGGGAGGTGACGCATGCAAAAGCGCATGA
- the xdhA gene encoding xanthine dehydrogenase small subunit has translation MIEFFLNGSPQALEQIDPNLSILEWLRTKKRLTGTKEGCASGDCGACTVSIGVLDDDETRLRYESVNGCIALIGSLHGKHLVTVDALKEEAPVHPVQKAMIECHGAQCGFCTPGFIMSLFTLHTERYGDPERLKKPPSDHEILEALAGNLCRCTGYRPIVEAGRQACVESWSPSDAGAPLSGPQSHRAGPEWLQHPEMLTALKTINEQAAGLNDQTRRSDAPSTLEELRTLKADFPEARLIAGGTDLVLEITQQLKDLEHLIQLDRVTELQHHETGDGELYLGAGMTYRQLNALLPEYWPHFRPMLDRLGSLQIRNRGTLGGNIGNASPIGDMPPALIALGAEVELDSVDGVRTLPLEDFFLNYKQTALAPHEFVRGVRVPLPQSDEHLLLYKISKRLDDDISAVLGAFWIKLNDGQVEDCRLAFGGMAAIPKRAAATEKALRGQPWNQATIEAAVAALSQDFQPLSDVRASASYRLQVAGNLLQRALLETATATPTPSTYPLTVTDYA, from the coding sequence GTGATCGAGTTCTTTCTAAACGGCAGCCCCCAGGCGCTGGAGCAAATCGACCCGAACCTGAGCATCCTAGAATGGTTGCGCACTAAAAAACGCCTTACCGGCACCAAGGAAGGGTGTGCGTCCGGCGATTGCGGGGCCTGCACAGTGAGTATCGGCGTGCTGGACGACGATGAGACACGCCTGCGCTACGAAAGCGTCAACGGCTGTATCGCCCTGATCGGCAGCCTGCACGGCAAACATTTGGTTACGGTGGACGCCCTGAAGGAAGAGGCGCCTGTCCATCCGGTCCAGAAAGCGATGATCGAGTGCCATGGCGCCCAATGCGGCTTCTGCACGCCTGGCTTTATCATGTCGCTATTTACCCTCCACACCGAGCGCTACGGTGATCCGGAACGGCTCAAGAAACCACCCAGTGACCACGAAATTCTCGAAGCTCTGGCGGGCAACCTATGCCGCTGCACCGGCTACCGGCCCATCGTCGAGGCTGGCCGCCAGGCCTGTGTCGAGAGCTGGTCCCCGAGCGACGCCGGTGCGCCGCTGTCCGGCCCGCAAAGCCACCGGGCGGGCCCGGAGTGGTTGCAGCATCCGGAGATGCTGACTGCACTCAAGACGATCAATGAACAGGCCGCCGGTCTGAATGACCAGACCCGGCGCAGCGATGCCCCCTCCACCCTGGAGGAATTGCGCACGCTCAAAGCCGACTTCCCCGAGGCCCGTTTGATTGCTGGCGGCACCGATCTGGTACTGGAGATCACCCAGCAACTGAAAGACCTGGAGCACTTGATCCAGCTCGACCGGGTGACGGAGTTACAACACCATGAAACCGGCGACGGCGAACTGTATCTCGGCGCAGGCATGACCTACCGTCAGCTCAACGCTCTGTTGCCCGAGTACTGGCCGCATTTCAGACCCATGCTGGACCGTCTGGGTTCCTTGCAGATCCGCAACCGCGGCACTCTGGGTGGCAATATCGGCAACGCTTCTCCCATCGGGGACATGCCGCCGGCGCTGATCGCGCTCGGCGCCGAAGTCGAGCTGGATAGCGTCGACGGCGTGCGCACGTTGCCGCTGGAAGACTTCTTCCTGAACTACAAACAGACGGCGCTGGCTCCTCACGAATTCGTTCGCGGCGTGCGTGTACCGCTGCCGCAATCGGACGAGCACCTGTTGCTGTACAAAATTTCCAAACGTCTGGACGATGACATCTCTGCCGTCCTGGGCGCCTTCTGGATCAAACTCAACGACGGCCAGGTCGAGGATTGCCGCCTGGCTTTCGGTGGCATGGCCGCTATCCCCAAACGCGCCGCAGCTACCGAGAAGGCCCTGCGTGGCCAGCCATGGAATCAGGCTACAATCGAGGCCGCCGTCGCAGCCCTGAGCCAGGATTTCCAGCCCCTCTCCGATGTGCGGGCATCCGCCAGCTATCGTCTGCAAGTCGCAGGCAATCTGCTGCAACGCGCCCTGCTGGAAACCGCCACCGCAACGCCGACCCCGTCCACTTATCCGCTTACGGTGACCGACTATGCGTAA
- a CDS encoding TetR/AcrR family transcriptional regulator, which produces MTLQSEIKISRTAEAPAKGRARRYRPGRIRARNRERIVAAAEQEFAQHGFRGATIQNIAERAELPKSNVLYYFSNKKRIYHALLDEIMVRWNAVFSEIKPEDDPAQALEAFIRTKVELSRRYPVASRLFAQEVIQGAPFLKDHLRTDMREWVRDRAGVIQHWVDEGRMAQVDPVKLIFLIWSSTQHYADFETQILMVENKAEYEQRDFDHAADFLSGVILRGCGLEPSKP; this is translated from the coding sequence ATGACCCTTCAGTCAGAAATCAAGATAAGTCGGACAGCGGAAGCGCCCGCCAAAGGCCGGGCACGCCGATACCGCCCGGGCCGGATTCGCGCGCGCAACCGGGAGCGTATCGTCGCCGCCGCCGAGCAGGAGTTTGCCCAGCACGGGTTTCGTGGCGCGACGATCCAGAACATTGCCGAGCGCGCGGAGCTGCCCAAGTCCAACGTGCTGTACTACTTCAGCAACAAGAAGCGCATCTATCACGCGCTGCTGGACGAGATCATGGTGCGCTGGAATGCCGTGTTCTCCGAGATCAAGCCCGAAGACGACCCGGCTCAGGCGCTGGAGGCGTTCATCCGCACCAAGGTAGAGTTATCCCGCCGCTACCCGGTGGCTTCACGGCTGTTCGCCCAGGAAGTGATTCAGGGCGCGCCTTTTCTCAAGGATCACCTGCGCACCGACATGCGTGAATGGGTGCGGGACCGGGCCGGCGTGATCCAGCATTGGGTCGATGAAGGCCGCATGGCACAGGTTGATCCCGTCAAGCTGATTTTCCTGATCTGGTCCTCGACGCAGCATTATGCGGACTTCGAGACCCAAATTTTGATGGTCGAGAACAAGGCGGAATACGAACAGCGCGATTTCGATCACGCGGCGGATTTCCTCTCCGGGGTGATCTTGCGCGGCTGTGGATTGGAGCCCAGCAAACCATGA
- the puuE gene encoding allantoinase PuuE, protein MTIGNDYSGNDYSGNDYPRDLIGYGASAPQANWPGKARIAVQFVLNYEEGAENNVLHGDSHSEIFLSEIAGAEPYPDRHMSIESIYEYGSRAGVWRVLREFRKRELPLTVFGVAMALQRNPEVTQAFLEDRHEIACHGLRWIHYQAMDEAREREHMEKAIAIQTELTGSRPLGWYTGRDSPNTRRLVVETGGFEYDSDYYGDDLPFWSTVETRDGERKPHLVVPYTLDTNDMRFASSQGFNSGEQFFQYLKDAFDVLYEEGAETPKMLSIGLHGRLVGRPGRFRALQRFLDYIEQHDRVWVCRRLDIARHWKAEHPYKSG, encoded by the coding sequence ATGACTATCGGTAACGACTATTCTGGTAACGACTATTCTGGTAACGACTATCCTCGCGATCTGATCGGCTACGGCGCATCGGCACCCCAGGCCAACTGGCCGGGCAAGGCGCGCATTGCCGTTCAGTTCGTGCTGAACTACGAGGAGGGGGCCGAGAACAATGTTCTGCACGGGGACAGCCACTCCGAGATTTTCCTGTCCGAGATTGCCGGCGCCGAGCCCTATCCCGACCGGCACATGAGCATTGAGTCGATCTACGAATACGGCTCCCGCGCAGGGGTCTGGCGCGTGCTGCGGGAATTCCGCAAGCGGGAGCTGCCGCTGACCGTCTTCGGCGTCGCCATGGCGCTGCAGCGTAATCCGGAGGTGACCCAGGCCTTTCTGGAAGATCGGCACGAAATCGCCTGTCACGGTCTGCGCTGGATTCATTACCAGGCCATGGACGAAGCCCGCGAACGCGAGCACATGGAAAAGGCCATCGCCATCCAGACCGAATTGACCGGCAGCCGTCCGCTGGGCTGGTACACCGGCCGCGACAGCCCCAACACCCGCCGGCTGGTGGTGGAAACCGGGGGCTTCGAGTACGACAGTGACTACTACGGCGACGACCTGCCGTTCTGGAGCACCGTGGAAACCCGCGACGGCGAGCGCAAGCCCCATCTGGTGGTGCCCTACACCCTGGATACCAACGATATGCGCTTCGCCAGCAGTCAGGGCTTCAATTCCGGCGAGCAGTTCTTCCAGTACCTGAAGGATGCCTTCGACGTGCTTTACGAGGAGGGTGCCGAGACGCCCAAGATGCTGTCCATCGGACTGCACGGCCGGCTGGTTGGGCGTCCGGGACGTTTCCGGGCGTTGCAGCGGTTCCTCGACTATATCGAACAGCATGACCGGGTTTGGGTGTGCCGCAGGCTGGATATCGCACGCCACTGGAAAGCAGAACATCCGTATAAATCCGGCTGA
- the alc gene encoding allantoicase, translating to MSDVQVAPPVEGPAFTRDYLNLADGSLGAEVTWVTDEFFAPRARMLDPEPARFYPDKYDDHGKWMDGWETHRRRDTGHDWCILRLAMPGVLHGVDFDTSFFTGNFAPAASLEACWSPDGDPDNDAEWQEILPAVSLSGNTHRFEALAASGPWTHLRLHIWPDGGMARLRVYGQPFRDWDSPDLNERLDLAALANGGDQVAWSDAHYGEPRKLLRPGRGFNMGDGWETRRRREPGNEWCILRLGHKGVVDEIEIDTAHFKGNFPARFSIQAACVEKGTTQSVITQSMFWKTLIDEQPLTADAIHTFTELNDLGGITHIRLNSIPDGGISRVRLRGTPVK from the coding sequence ATGAGTGATGTCCAAGTCGCCCCACCGGTCGAAGGGCCGGCCTTCACCCGCGACTACCTCAACCTGGCGGATGGCAGCCTGGGCGCTGAAGTCACCTGGGTGACCGACGAGTTCTTTGCGCCCCGGGCACGAATGCTCGACCCGGAGCCGGCGCGCTTCTACCCCGACAAGTACGATGACCACGGCAAGTGGATGGACGGCTGGGAAACCCACCGCCGCCGGGATACCGGCCACGACTGGTGTATCCTGCGTCTGGCCATGCCCGGTGTGCTGCACGGGGTGGATTTCGATACCAGTTTCTTCACCGGCAACTTTGCCCCGGCCGCCTCGCTGGAGGCCTGCTGGTCGCCCGACGGCGACCCGGACAACGACGCCGAGTGGCAGGAAATCCTGCCCGCGGTGTCCCTCTCCGGCAACACCCATCGCTTCGAGGCGCTGGCCGCCTCCGGCCCCTGGACTCACCTTCGTCTGCATATCTGGCCGGACGGCGGCATGGCCCGCCTGCGAGTTTACGGCCAGCCGTTCCGCGATTGGGATAGCCCTGACCTCAATGAGCGTCTGGATCTGGCTGCGCTGGCTAACGGTGGCGACCAGGTGGCCTGGAGCGACGCGCACTATGGCGAGCCGCGCAAGCTGCTGCGCCCAGGCCGTGGCTTCAATATGGGCGATGGCTGGGAAACCCGCCGGCGCCGTGAACCGGGTAATGAATGGTGCATCCTGCGCCTGGGACACAAAGGCGTGGTGGACGAGATCGAAATCGACACCGCCCACTTCAAGGGTAATTTCCCGGCGCGCTTTTCCATCCAGGCGGCCTGCGTGGAGAAAGGCACGACCCAGTCCGTCATTACCCAGAGCATGTTCTGGAAGACGCTGATCGACGAGCAGCCGCTGACGGCCGATGCGATCCACACCTTTACTGAGCTGAACGACCTTGGTGGGATCACCCATATCCGGCTCAACAGCATCCCCGACGGCGGGATCAGCCGGGTTCGCCTGCGGGGTACACCGGTCAAATGA
- a CDS encoding ureidoglycolate lyase, producing the protein MSTPRIIESQPLTREAFAPFGDVICTEGAASFPINAGRTERFHALAAVETLGQGADAIISIFRGQPLEPLIVELMERHPQGSQAFMPLGEVAYWVVVAPAGAFDPALIQVFRAGPGQGVNYHAGTWHAPLLPIGRDADFLVVDRRGPGDNCDTVNLDPPVQLA; encoded by the coding sequence ATGAGTACGCCCCGGATTATCGAAAGCCAGCCGCTAACCCGCGAGGCCTTTGCACCGTTCGGCGATGTGATCTGCACCGAGGGCGCGGCCTCTTTCCCCATAAATGCCGGCCGCACAGAGCGCTTTCATGCGCTGGCAGCAGTGGAAACGCTGGGTCAGGGTGCGGATGCGATCATCTCCATCTTCCGCGGGCAGCCGCTGGAACCGTTGATCGTCGAGTTGATGGAGCGGCATCCCCAGGGTAGTCAGGCGTTTATGCCGTTAGGAGAGGTGGCGTACTGGGTGGTGGTCGCGCCCGCTGGGGCGTTCGATCCCGCGCTCATTCAGGTCTTTCGGGCCGGCCCGGGCCAGGGCGTGAACTACCACGCCGGCACCTGGCATGCGCCGTTGCTGCCCATTGGCCGTGACGCGGATTTCCTGGTGGTAGACCGTCGTGGCCCCGGTGACAACTGCGACACCGTTAACCTCGATCCCCCGGTTCAGCTGGCGTGA
- a CDS encoding carboxymuconolactone decarboxylase family protein, with the protein MTDFKMHDKQSAPEASKSLLEKSEKGFGRIPGLHAIMAEAPGVLDGYQQLHQLFLETSFDNDEKTVIWQTINVEHACHYCVPAHTGIAKKMNVSDDISNALRDETALPDSKLEALRTFTLAVVRKRGNVNDEDLSAFFDAGYEKRHVLEVILGLSQKVLSNYINHIADTPLDDAAKPFAWKKNG; encoded by the coding sequence ATGACTGACTTCAAGATGCACGACAAGCAATCCGCACCGGAAGCTTCAAAGTCGCTTCTGGAGAAGTCCGAGAAAGGATTTGGCAGGATTCCCGGCCTGCATGCCATTATGGCCGAGGCGCCGGGCGTGTTGGACGGCTACCAGCAGCTGCACCAGTTATTCCTTGAGACCAGCTTCGATAACGACGAGAAGACGGTGATCTGGCAGACGATCAACGTTGAGCATGCCTGCCACTACTGCGTTCCGGCGCACACCGGTATCGCCAAAAAAATGAACGTATCGGACGACATTAGCAACGCACTTCGCGACGAGACGGCGCTGCCGGACAGCAAGCTCGAAGCCCTGCGCACCTTTACCCTTGCGGTGGTACGCAAGCGCGGGAATGTGAACGACGAGGATCTGTCCGCGTTCTTCGACGCCGGCTACGAAAAGCGGCACGTGCTGGAGGTGATTCTTGGTCTATCGCAGAAAGTGTTGAGTAATTACATCAACCACATCGCGGATACGCCGCTAGACGATGCGGCCAAACCGTTTGCCTGGAAGAAGAACGGCTAA
- a CDS encoding TetR/AcrR family transcriptional regulator → MPRKARYSREEALDRAVILFWSRGYHASSLKDIEQALDMRPGSLYATFGSKQGLFIEALEVYSRRMSDDLETAMTGASGPLDGLCRYLKNLASACIDMDSHGMAAPACMIVKTLLESTGQDTELSVVANRLLDNVENRLARLLEDARDAGELRPETNCVRLARLLQAQMMGMRVFAQRQVDADKVADLADDVVAMLDAYRAGEVSAIR, encoded by the coding sequence ATGCCCCGTAAAGCTCGCTACAGTCGAGAAGAGGCTCTGGATAGGGCTGTGATCCTGTTCTGGTCGCGGGGCTACCACGCGTCTTCGCTGAAGGACATCGAGCAGGCACTGGATATGCGCCCAGGGAGTCTATATGCCACTTTCGGGTCCAAACAGGGGTTGTTCATCGAAGCCCTTGAGGTTTATTCCCGGCGGATGAGCGACGACCTTGAGACGGCGATGACCGGCGCCAGCGGCCCACTGGATGGTCTATGCCGCTACCTGAAAAACCTTGCCAGCGCGTGTATCGACATGGATAGCCACGGCATGGCTGCGCCCGCCTGCATGATCGTCAAGACATTGCTGGAGTCGACCGGGCAGGACACAGAACTCTCCGTGGTGGCGAACCGGCTGCTGGATAACGTGGAAAACCGGCTGGCCCGGCTACTGGAAGACGCCCGCGATGCGGGAGAACTGCGGCCAGAGACTAACTGCGTCCGGCTGGCTCGTTTGCTTCAAGCCCAGATGATGGGGATGCGGGTCTTCGCACAGCGCCAGGTGGACGCCGATAAGGTTGCCGACTTGGCCGACGACGTGGTGGCGATGCTCGACGCCTATCGCGCGGGCGAGGTATCGGCGATACGGTAG
- a CDS encoding SulP family inorganic anion transporter translates to MLNSIKANWFSNLRGDLLSGVVVALALIPEAIAFSIIAGVDPKIGLYASFCIAVIIAFVGGRPGMISAATGAMALLMVTLVKDHGLQYLLAATLLTGVLQIIAGYLRLGGLMRFVSRSVVTGFVNALAILIFMAQLPELTNVTWHVYAMTAAGLGIIYLFPLLPVVGRLLPSPLVCIVSLTIVSIILGLDIRTVGDMGELPDTLPIFLWPDVPLNLETLLIILPYSLGLAVVGLLESMMTATIVDELTDTPSDRNRECRGQGIANIGSGLLGGMAGCAMIGQSIINVKSGGRTRLSTLTAGVFLLIMVLVLDAWLVQIPMAALVAVMIMVSIGTFSWDSIRNLKHHPLSTNIVMLVTVVVVVATHNLAFGVLAGVLLAALFFANKVGHYMRVDSELDEATSTRTYRVLGQVFFSSSEKFLASFDFREVVDHVVIDLSRAHFWDITAVGSLDKAVIKFRREGSQVEVIGLNEASATIVDRFGVHDKPDADDPLLGH, encoded by the coding sequence ATGCTGAATTCAATCAAAGCCAATTGGTTCTCGAACCTACGGGGCGATTTACTGTCCGGCGTCGTGGTCGCCCTGGCCCTGATCCCCGAGGCCATCGCCTTCTCGATCATTGCGGGTGTCGACCCCAAAATCGGCCTTTACGCCTCTTTCTGTATCGCGGTGATTATCGCCTTCGTCGGTGGTCGACCCGGGATGATCTCGGCAGCGACTGGCGCCATGGCGCTGTTAATGGTGACGCTGGTTAAAGATCACGGCCTCCAGTATCTGCTGGCGGCCACGTTGCTGACCGGCGTGCTCCAGATCATCGCTGGCTATCTGAGGCTGGGCGGGCTGATGCGCTTTGTCTCCCGCTCGGTGGTCACCGGCTTCGTCAACGCCCTGGCCATTTTGATCTTTATGGCGCAATTGCCGGAGCTGACTAACGTCACCTGGCATGTCTACGCGATGACCGCGGCCGGTCTGGGCATCATCTACCTGTTTCCATTGCTTCCGGTGGTGGGGCGCCTGCTTCCGTCACCGCTGGTCTGTATCGTCTCACTGACCATCGTGTCGATTATCCTGGGTCTGGATATCCGCACCGTCGGCGATATGGGCGAGCTGCCGGATACCCTGCCGATCTTCCTTTGGCCGGATGTGCCGCTGAACCTGGAAACCCTGCTGATCATCCTGCCGTATTCCTTAGGCCTGGCCGTCGTGGGCCTGCTGGAATCGATGATGACCGCCACCATCGTCGATGAATTGACCGACACCCCCAGCGACCGTAATCGTGAATGTCGTGGCCAGGGTATCGCCAACATCGGCTCGGGTTTGCTCGGCGGCATGGCGGGCTGCGCCATGATCGGCCAGTCCATCATCAACGTGAAGTCCGGCGGACGTACGCGCCTGTCTACCCTAACCGCCGGTGTATTCCTGTTGATCATGGTCCTGGTGCTCGATGCCTGGCTGGTGCAAATTCCCATGGCGGCGCTGGTAGCGGTCATGATCATGGTGTCCATCGGCACCTTCAGCTGGGACTCCATCCGTAACCTGAAACATCACCCGCTCTCCACCAACATCGTCATGCTGGTGACCGTGGTGGTCGTCGTCGCCACCCACAACCTAGCCTTCGGCGTGCTCGCCGGTGTGCTGCTGGCGGCGCTATTCTTCGCCAATAAAGTCGGACACTACATGCGGGTGGATTCGGAACTGGATGAAGCAACCAGCACCCGCACTTACCGCGTACTGGGCCAGGTGTTCTTTAGCTCATCGGAGAAATTCCTGGCGTCCTTCGATTTCAGGGAAGTCGTCGACCACGTCGTCATCGACCTCAGCCGGGCTCATTTCTGGGACATCACTGCGGTGGGCTCACTGGACAAGGCCGTGATCAAGTTCCGCCGGGAGGGGTCGCAGGTGGAAGTGATTGGGCTAAACGAAGCCAGCGCAACCATCGTTGACCGGTTTGGCGTGCATGATAAGCCAGACGCAGATGACCCATTGCTGGGACATTGA